The following proteins are encoded in a genomic region of Ornithodoros turicata isolate Travis chromosome 6, ASM3712646v1, whole genome shotgun sequence:
- the LOC135398420 gene encoding uncharacterized protein LOC135398420, with product MASSPNLSPWPQLSELFAVVGEKGENNLLFKCVLCQPKEKILSCARSTHSNLKKHIKAQHDLHLATFERLSKKRSRVAEEPEDVETAMAKQPKLSFAQAAVPQQTVDDAIVAFVVDTMQPYSVVEARSFVNLVKSLAPHSTVVTRRMLTTRISDSYDTMQDRLVSTLEKVSHVAVTADCWTTFRRAYLAATVSWLNPESLARKSAVLVCRRMQGKISYDRIADVLGETFERFALHGKITKVVTDNGSNFVKAFRVLGEAAEPKAEDDDLAAEAVDVTALFDGMADGDVHGRVRLPPHQRCSAHTLNLVATVDASKAERHEMFSRPLGSVLRTCRAIWNKQGQSAVAAETIQRYCGRALVRPVSTRWNSFFDAMRCLLELDNAGKDLDGLCRTLQVSPFQRPRDLHFIKEYCAVMKPVACAIDVLQREDISLGYLLPTITVLKKRLEHLAMSGLKFCSPLVHALLEGIQTRFDHMYDDRELLLSTVLIPRFKDRWVDDESRRRELVELLTEEVNRPCYYACDHKQHDASSTHGSTTRLAEEEEEDDYFTFALPLEKEDQGVVVSRYLASSASGSMISLLADHPTIRQVYLRYNTAVPTSAAVERVFSVAADILTRKRGRLADVNFEKQLLLKLNRTINC from the exons ATGGCAAGTTCTCCCAACTTATCGCCATGGCCGCAGCTGTCGGAGTTGTTCGCTGTAGTCGGAGAAAAGGGTGAAAATAATTTGCTTTTCAAATGCGTCTTATGTCAGCCGAAGGAGAAGATTTTGTCCTGTGCAAGGTCAACACATTCAAACCTAAAGAAGCACATCAAG GCGCAACATGATCTGCACCTGGCCACGTTCGAGCGCTTGTCGAAGAAGAGATCAAGGGTGGCAGAGGAACCCGAAGACGTCGAGACGGCGATGGCGAAACAACCGAAGCTCAGCTTTGCCCAAGCCGCCGTTCCCCAGCAAACGGTCGACGACGCGATAGTTGCTTTTGTCGTGGACACCATGCAGCCTTACTCTGTGGTGGAGGCGCGAAGCTTTGTAAATTTAGTCAAGAGTTTAGCTCCCCATTCTACCGTAGTGACTCGAAGAATGCTCACCACGCGCATTTCAGACAGCTACGACACAATGCAAGACAGATTAGTGTCGACGCTGGAGAAGGTCTCCCATGTGGCGGTCACCGCTGACTGTTGGACGACATTTCGACG AGCCTACCTGGCAGCGACAGTGTCTTGGCTGAACCCCGAAAGCCTTgcgaggaagtcagctgttctGGTCTGCCGGCGAATGCAAGGCAAGATATCGTATGATCGGATCGCGGATGTTCTTGGTGAGACGTTCGAACGCTTCGCACTGCACGGAAAGATTACCAAAGTTGTTACGGACAACGGCAGCAATTTTGTGAAAGCCTTCAG GGTACTCGGAGAGGCTGCCGAACCGAAAGCGGAGGACGACGACTTGGCAGCGGAGGCGGTGGACGTCACTGCACTGTTCGACGGAATGGCTGATGGCGACGTACACGGGCGTGTGCGCCTTCCACCTCACCAGCGGTGTTCGGCGCACACATTGAACTTAGTGGCCACTGTGGATGCGTCAAAGGCCGAACGGCATGAAATGTTTTCTAGGCCACTGGGTTCAGTACTTCGTACCTGCCGGGCTATATGGAACAAACAAGGCCAATCTGCTGTGGCGGCGGAAACAATTCAGCGATATTGCGGGCGCGCATTGGTAAGGCCCGTCAGCACGCGCTGGAATTCCTTCTTCGACGCCATGCGTTGCCTGCTGGAATTGGACAACGCAGGGAAGGATCTCGACGGCCTCTGCAGAACCCTTCAGGTTTCCCCCTTCCAGCGCCCGCGAGACCTGCACTTCATAAAGGAGTATTGTGCT GTCATGAAGCCCGTGGCGTGCGCCATCGACGTGCTCCAAAGAGAGGATATCTCTCTAGGGTATTTGCTGCCAACGATTACTGTGCTAAAGAAGCGCCTGGAGCACTTGGCTATGTCCGGGCTGAAGTTCTGCTCTCCTCTTGTTCATGCGCTCCTGGAGGGCATTCAAACCCG CTTCGACCACATGTATGACGACCGGGAACTGCTGCTATCAACTGTCCTGATCCCACGGTTCAAAGATCGGTGGGTGGACGACGAGTCAAGGCGACGGGAGCTCGTGGAACTTCTGACTGAAGAGGTGAATCGCCCTTGCTACTACGCGTGTGACCACAAGCAGCACGATGCTTCAAGCACTCACGGCAGCACCACACGTCTGGctgaggaggaagaggaggacgACTATTTCACGTTCGCCTTGCCCCTGGAAAAGGAGGACCAGGGCGTTGTGGTCTCGCGATACCTCGCTTCTTCTGCTAGTGGTTCTATGATCTCACTGTTGGCGGACCACCCAACCATCCGACAAGTTTACCTGAGGTACAACACGGCGGTTCCAACAAGTGCCGCCGTTGAACGAGTATTCAGCGTGGCGGCGGACATTTTGACAAGAAAGCGTGGGAGGCTGGCCGATGTCAACTTTGAGAAACAGCTTTTGCTGAAGCTGAATAGGACCATCAATTGTTAA